A portion of the Podospora pseudoanserina strain CBS 124.78 chromosome 2, whole genome shotgun sequence genome contains these proteins:
- a CDS encoding hypothetical protein (EggNog:ENOG503PYEJ) — MADIRTLHWYESAADNQAITANGWRFQVAKSVATGNGAPIYNVVWQSQGVAPVTDISWKAQYALNWTAALISPGVKVNVGGRWQRCNKGETYDLNPQGYWVPSATPAGPDGAGWLNIGNIDYAYPHVLGIHIIVGVLNNQTGRYEPIFVDQATLPQGSSAKYQPQESVSWWLEGSDLTGQVFSDTKSNATTFDFTNPSNPLTDSYEWSTSYIMRQGQWVIAAGPVPQAFRAPPPSENRVNPLGGKDPILLDLDVGSWIVRFNPPLLGGAMGVAVTALSENLKQQFKGLEVQAVGSEGTALTIQYEAGSAPGALEHIGFPRGSPGSQSTIDSALRELQTAGELPQTEEWLIEPAPVEETNGSAPIQVRKSKLNGASTHTNTNNNSNSNNSGLAYRYGPAPTDQNPNNFAANYQTKSPFLQQGYPSNPIST, encoded by the exons ATGGCCGACATCCGCACACTTCACTGGTATGAGTCGGCGGCTGACAATCAAGCGATTACTGCCAATGGCTGGAGATTCCAGGTGGCCAAGTCGGTTGCTACAGGAAATGGAGCACCCATTTACAATGTCGTGTGGCAGTCCCAAGGTGTTGCCCCCGTTACCGATATTTCCTGGAAAGCTCAGTATGCTCTCAACTGGACCGCCGCTCTGATCTCGCCTGGCGTCAAAGTCAACGTTGGCGGTAGATGGCAGCGATGTAACAAAGGCGAGACCTACGATCTAAACCCACAAG GATACTGGGTGCCCTCTGCAACACCGGCTGGCCCTGATGGTGCTGGCTGGCTCAACATTGGCAACATTGATTATGCATACCCGCATGTCCTTGGAATCCATATCATCGTGGGAGTTTTGAACAACCAGACAGGCAGATACGAACCTATCTTTGTGGACCAGGCAACCCTTCCGCAAGGCAGCTCGGCGAAATACCAGCCACAAGAGAGTGTGAGTTGGTGGCTCGAGGGGAGTGATCTCACTGGTCAGGTCTTCAGCGACACCAAATCCAACGCCACAACCTTCGACTTCACGAATCCGAGCAACCCCCTCACAGATTCTTATGAGTGGTCAACTTCGTACATAATGCGCCAAGGCCAATGGGTCATTGCAGCCGGACCTGTTCCCCAGGCCTTCCGtgcacctcctccgtctGAAAACAGGGTCAACCCCCTCGGCGGGAAGGATCCAATTCTTCTCGACTTGGATGTAGGAAGCTGGATTGTCAGattcaacccccccttgcTCGGCGGTGCTATGGGGGTCGCTGTCACAGCTCTCTCGGAAAATCTCAAGCAACAGTTCAAGGGACTTGAGGTCCAGGCTGTGGGCAGCGAAGGTACCGCGCTCACAATCCAGTACGAGGCTGGTTCGGCTCCTGGAGCCCTTGAACATATCGGATTTCCCCGCGGTTCTCCCGGATCTCAAAGCACAATCGACAGCGCACTGAGGGAGTTGCAGACAGCCGGCGAACTCCCTCAAACCGAGGAATGGCTTATCGAGCCGGCACCCGTGGAGGAAACAAATGGTTCAGCACCGATCCAGGTGCGCAAGAGCAAACTCAATGGGGCCAGCACCCataccaacaccaacaataACAgtaacagcaacaacagcggCTTGGCCTACCGCTACGGCCCCGCTCCTACTGACCAAAACCCGAACAACTTTGCCGCCAACTACCAGACCAAGTCCCCCTTCCTGCAGCAGGGCTATCCCTCAAACCCCATCTCAACCTAG